Proteins co-encoded in one Artemia franciscana chromosome 10, ASM3288406v1, whole genome shotgun sequence genomic window:
- the LOC136032438 gene encoding 2,3-bisphosphoglycerate-dependent phosphoglycerate mutase-like — protein sequence MVRHSETAWNKENKLCGWFDAPSSKKGIQEAHAADQTLKRKGYQFDTALTSVLTRAQHTLKVILEEIEQSSLPVEKTWRLKWRLRGIVKHLDKLSDEAIMGINLLNRIPFVY from the coding sequence atggTTAGGCATAGTGAAACAGCTtggaacaaagaaaacaaactttgcGGCTGGTTCGACGCTCCCTCGAGTAAAAAAGGGATTCAGGAAGCCCATGCTGCTGATCAGACTTTGAAGAGAAAAGGCTACCAATTTGATACTGCTCTTACATCAGTTTTGACTAGAGCTCAGCATACCTTGaaagtcattcttgaagaaattgAGCAGTCTAGCCTTCCCGTTGAGAAGACTTGGCGACTAAAATGGCGACTAAGAGGTATTGTCAAACATTTGGATAAACTGTCTGATGAAGCTATTATGGGAATAAACTTGCTAAATAGAATACCTTTCGTTTATTAA
- the LOC136032436 gene encoding 2,3-bisphosphoglycerate-dependent phosphoglycerate mutase-like, which translates to MVRHGKTAWNKENKLCGWFDAPSSKKGIQEVHNADQTLKRKGYQFDTGHTSVLTRAQHTLKVILEQIEQSSLPVKKSWRLRGIVKHLDKLSDEATMGINLPNRIPFAYEHDDNLKPIKCMQFLGD; encoded by the coding sequence atgGTTAGGCATGGTAAAACAGCTtggaacaaagaaaacaaactttgcGGCTGGTTCGATGCTCCCTCGAGTAAAAAAGGGATTCAGGAAGTCCATAATGCTGATCAGACTTTGAAGAGAAAAGGCTACCAGTTTGATACTGGTCATACATCAGTTTTGACTAGAGCTCAACATACTTTGAAAGTCATTCTTGAACAAATTGAGCAGTCTAGCCTTCCCGTTAAGAAGAGTTGGCGACTAAGAGGTATTGTCAAACATTTGGATAAACTGTCTGATGAAGCTACTATGGGAATAAACTTGCCAAATAGAATACCTTTCGCTTATGAACATGATGACAATTTGAAACCGATTAAATGTATGCAATTCCTTGGCGATTAA